A window from Nitrospirota bacterium encodes these proteins:
- a CDS encoding DUF1924 domain-containing protein: protein MVIIAAFMLSIPVFANASTADDLLASYKRLGAGNFSAEAGKAMWNKPYKDSATGQDRSCATCHHSNLSLRGEHATTGKAIEPMAVSVNPKRLKDAAFIEKWFNRNCKWTIGRECTPQEKGNFLMFIKNQ from the coding sequence ATGGTAATAATAGCGGCATTTATGTTAAGTATCCCGGTTTTTGCAAATGCATCAACAGCAGACGACCTGCTGGCATCTTATAAAAGGCTCGGCGCCGGAAATTTCAGCGCAGAAGCCGGCAAGGCAATGTGGAACAAACCGTACAAAGACTCAGCAACCGGTCAGGACAGGAGCTGTGCCACCTGTCATCACAGCAACCTGAGTCTGAGGGGGGAACATGCAACAACTGGAAAAGCGATCGAACCAATGGCAGTTTCAGTTAATCCAAAGCGTCTTAAAGATGCAGCATTTATTGAGAAGTGGTTCAACCGGAATTGCAAGTGGACGATCGGCCGTGAGTGTACACCTCAGGAAAAGGGGAACTTCCTGATGTTTATAAAGAACCAGTAG
- a CDS encoding diheme cytochrome c has product MKTKFRIGAIIIGVILLVGQFAIGEGRDREWDELKGAKSGVAPVGLELYKNECGSCHFAYQPGLLPARSWDKLMSDLGNHFNENAELSANDTETIRKYLMENAADRSDRKHSIRITRSIGGNETPERITRVPYIIQKHHELAPRHITKNPKVKSFSNCNACHTRAEAGSFRKKEVVIPGFGAWND; this is encoded by the coding sequence ATGAAAACCAAATTTAGAATTGGAGCCATTATCATCGGTGTAATTTTATTAGTCGGACAATTTGCCATTGGTGAGGGCCGTGACAGGGAGTGGGACGAACTAAAAGGTGCTAAGTCCGGGGTGGCGCCTGTTGGGCTTGAGTTATACAAAAACGAATGTGGTTCCTGCCACTTTGCTTATCAACCGGGGCTGCTCCCGGCCCGCTCATGGGATAAGCTAATGTCAGACCTTGGGAATCACTTCAACGAAAACGCAGAGCTTTCAGCGAATGATACAGAAACTATAAGGAAATATCTCATGGAAAATGCGGCCGACCGGTCTGACAGGAAACACTCGATCAGGATCACCCGCTCAATAGGAGGCAATGAAACACCGGAGAGGATTACCAGGGTTCCCTACATCATTCAGAAGCATCATGAACTTGCGCCGCGTCACATTACAAAAAATCCAAAGGTGAAAAGCTTCAGCAATTGTAACGCCTGTCACACGCGGGCAGAGGCCGGGTCTTTCAGGAAAAAAGAAGTGGTAATCCCCGGTTTTGGAGCCTGGAATGATTAA
- a CDS encoding 3-deoxy-D-manno-octulosonic acid transferase — translation MYLIYNFLLIFLAIITLPFWLYKVLTKEKHRKGFWEKLGFAGGHSSISGPGAGKDRLRVHVHAVSVGEVIASTPFIKGLRQRHPEIRLTVSTVTPTGNDVARQRLPEADQILYSPFDLPWSVKRFINRVRPDIYVSVETELWPNFLREVKRSGAKSLIINGRISPDAFKGYRRFRPFMKRVLANVDLFCMQSDEDAERMREIGAPAGSVTITGNMKYDQKFIEMDEEAIGAKMRLYGIEKDDKVIVAGSTHPGEDEGIISAYLECLKDFKNPPSPPFSKGGKGGFETVSPGEKLRLIMVPRHIERSAEIEKIVKAKGLDVVRRTGLPNAEKNDLPYRTVIVVDTIGELSTLYSIATIVIIGGSFIPHGGQNPLEAMYYKKPVIFGRHMFNFKKITEEILKAGAGLMVEDDKSLKVTLSGLLTDNSRQLEMGEKGYKIIMRNKGAVERNLAIVEKFLSGC, via the coding sequence ATGTATTTAATTTATAATTTCCTTCTTATATTTCTCGCCATAATCACACTCCCCTTCTGGTTATACAAGGTCCTGACAAAGGAGAAGCACAGAAAGGGTTTCTGGGAAAAACTGGGGTTTGCCGGAGGGCATTCCTCAATATCAGGGCCGGGAGCGGGGAAGGACAGGTTGCGTGTCCATGTCCACGCTGTATCTGTTGGTGAGGTTATTGCGTCTACTCCCTTTATCAAGGGGCTCAGGCAGAGGCACCCGGAAATCCGGCTGACGGTGTCAACTGTTACGCCAACCGGCAATGACGTTGCCCGCCAGAGACTCCCGGAGGCAGACCAGATACTATACTCGCCATTTGATTTGCCATGGTCTGTTAAAAGGTTTATCAATAGAGTCCGTCCGGACATCTATGTCTCTGTTGAGACTGAGCTGTGGCCCAATTTTCTAAGGGAGGTAAAACGTTCCGGTGCAAAGTCTCTCATCATTAACGGCAGGATCTCCCCGGATGCATTCAAGGGCTATAGAAGGTTTCGCCCCTTTATGAAAAGGGTCCTTGCAAATGTAGACCTCTTCTGCATGCAAAGTGATGAGGATGCAGAGAGGATGAGGGAGATTGGGGCGCCTGCCGGCTCTGTGACTATAACCGGCAACATGAAGTATGACCAGAAGTTTATTGAGATGGATGAGGAAGCAATTGGTGCAAAGATGCGATTGTATGGGATCGAAAAGGATGACAAGGTAATAGTAGCAGGAAGTACACATCCTGGTGAAGATGAGGGGATTATTTCAGCATATCTTGAATGTCTCAAAGATTTTAAAAATCCCCCCTCACCCCCCTTTAGTAAAGGGGGGAAGGGGGGATTTGAAACAGTATCTCCCGGTGAAAAGCTTAGATTGATAATGGTTCCAAGGCATATCGAAAGGTCAGCAGAGATAGAAAAGATTGTTAAGGCAAAGGGGCTTGATGTTGTCAGGAGGACAGGGCTTCCTAATGCAGAAAAGAATGATTTACCGTACAGGACTGTAATAGTTGTTGATACAATAGGTGAGTTGTCAACCCTCTACAGCATAGCCACGATCGTAATAATCGGCGGGAGTTTTATACCCCACGGCGGACAGAACCCGCTTGAGGCCATGTATTACAAAAAGCCTGTCATATTTGGCAGGCATATGTTTAATTTTAAGAAGATTACAGAGGAGATATTAAAAGCGGGCGCCGGTTTGATGGTTGAAGATGATAAAAGTCTTAAAGTGACACTGAGTGGACTGCTTACTGACAACAGCAGGCAGTTGGAAATGGGGGAGAAAGGGTATAAGATAATTATGAGGAACAAAGGGGCGGTAGAGCGAAATCTTGCCATTGTTGAAAAATTTCTATCTGGTTGTTGA
- a CDS encoding PepSY domain-containing protein, producing the protein MINIIKITLLLAFFILHGMGAAFAGDDHERAKRLKEAGDILPLQEVVEKTVREHPGRILEVELDEQDNKFIYKLEILDEKGILWKLKIDARTGELLKQKMER; encoded by the coding sequence ATGATTAATATTATAAAAATAACCTTACTGCTGGCCTTTTTTATATTGCATGGCATGGGCGCTGCCTTTGCCGGCGACGACCATGAGCGGGCAAAGAGGCTTAAGGAGGCAGGGGATATCCTCCCGCTCCAGGAAGTTGTAGAGAAGACAGTGCGTGAACATCCCGGTCGTATCCTCGAAGTCGAATTGGATGAACAGGACAATAAATTCATCTACAAACTGGAGATCCTCGATGAAAAAGGTATCTTATGGAAGCTAAAGATTGATGCCAGGACCGGTGAATTGCTGAAACAAAAAATGGAAAGATAA
- a CDS encoding cytochrome b/b6 domain-containing protein has product MEIGTEKVKVWDPFVRIFHWALVACFAIAYLVGDDFLSIHVLAGYSVLVLVLFRLLWGFIGPEHARFTDFIYHPRSVLSYLRDLVRFSARRYLGHGPAGGTMIIALLTTLILTTLSGLALYGAGEFAGPLAGLMAGIGEKGVDALEDIHEFLAGLTLTLVAFHVAGVILSSFVHRENLIKAMFTGYKGGLKNETE; this is encoded by the coding sequence ATGGAAATAGGTACAGAAAAAGTCAAGGTGTGGGACCCCTTCGTAAGGATATTTCATTGGGCGCTCGTAGCCTGTTTCGCAATCGCATATCTGGTGGGGGACGATTTTCTGAGCATCCATGTACTGGCAGGGTATTCGGTCCTGGTGCTGGTCTTGTTCCGGCTGCTTTGGGGTTTCATTGGCCCTGAGCACGCGAGATTTACTGACTTTATTTATCACCCCCGCAGTGTATTGAGTTATTTGAGAGACCTGGTCAGGTTCAGTGCCAGGCGCTACCTTGGACACGGACCTGCCGGCGGAACCATGATCATTGCCCTGCTCACAACCCTTATATTGACCACATTATCCGGGCTTGCCCTGTATGGCGCAGGAGAATTTGCAGGCCCACTTGCCGGTCTGATGGCAGGGATTGGAGAGAAAGGGGTTGATGCATTGGAAGATATACATGAATTCCTCGCTGGACTTACGTTGACCCTTGTTGCATTCCATGTTGCGGGCGTAATCCTGTCCAGTTTTGTCCATCGTGAGAACCTGATCAAGGCCATGTTCACTGGTTACAAGGGAGGATTAAAGAATGAAACTGAATAA